One segment of Panicum virgatum strain AP13 chromosome 3K, P.virgatum_v5, whole genome shotgun sequence DNA contains the following:
- the LOC120701492 gene encoding uncharacterized protein LOC120701492 has protein sequence MLPVKSIPYVVVPARFAGGRRRGDGYLGGGGGARLAGSSIYAGALHRSPSKNPPFPSSGGAAVLCLARPADGVGDDHPNNKKVCAFTDAKDAEAAPAGGGGGGDQTAIHDLAPSYLQELKRVFLLRLFKISSWGLILCLGYSVVYVTVKNLLVKYLNGDVVYAHLYAFIKKLVVAAMKDQEIREVVSATIIDIVPRSLEPINPVLQFRELSQVRFCCYCGFIYLLWHYYLKK, from the exons ATGCTCCCCGTCAAGTCCATCCCTTATGTCGTCGTGCCCGCTCGGTTCGCcggaggacgccgccgcggagatGGCTatctgggaggaggaggaggcgccagGCTCGCAGGGAGCAGCATCTACGCCGGCGCACTCCATCGCTCGCCCTCCAAGAACCCACCTTTCCCTtcctccggcggcgccgccgtgctctgcCTGGCCCGGCCAGCCGACGGCGTGGGGGACGACCACCCCAACAACAAGAAAGTTTGCGCCTTCACCGACGCCAAGGACGCGGAAgctgcgccggccggcggcggaggaggaggcgaccaAACGGCAATCCATGATCTTGCGCCGTCCTACCTCCA GGAGCTGAAACGGGTGTTCTTGCTGCGTTTGTTCAAGATATCATCCTGGGGACTTATACTTTGCCTCGGCTACAGCGTTGTCTATGTCACCGTGAAGAATTTGCTGGTCAAGTACTTGAATGGTGATGTTGTGTATGCTCACTTGTATGCCTTCATTAAGAAGCTGGTCGTGGCTGCTATGAAGGATCAAGAAATTAGGGAGGTGGTGTCAGCAACCATAATAGACATTGTTCCTCGTTCCCTTGAGCCAATAAATCCAGTCTTACAGTTCAGGGAGTTGAGTCAGGTGAGGTTCTGTTGTTACTGTGGCTTCATATATTTGTTGTGGCACTACTACCTGAAGAAGTGA
- the LOC120699308 gene encoding uncharacterized protein LOC120699308, with protein sequence MSFEDKAIANRVTSPSPKSMVSDSDPSRMMMVSSNGEHSQTNGHVNAVIGPVAIFWDIENCPVPSDVRPEDVAGNVRMALRMHPVVKGAVTMLSAYGDFNAFPRRLREGCQRTGVKLVDVPNGRKDAADKAILVDMFLFALDNHPPSSIMLISGDVDFAPALHILGQRGYTIALAIPSSVTVSSALSSAGSFVWDWPSLARGEGIVAPRSLGRRLADPPCYANNGNVGQFPDNQNEEEAIVYTGTSRNEYGGRPTVNQMFCYNTFQTNREPSKAFYTVADGNCGMSSRTHNLSCGLSESPETDQGLTDERSWWVRPGDLQGLKGQLIRLFELSGGCVPLVRIPSEYLKLFGRHLYVSEYGAVKLVHLFEKLADSFVVIGKGQRKMICLRNSGDRNLKSYPSTPIILKKENRGSSGLEESTIGACQQLGSSSDDLSEDEQNINTDIDGAYVFDDHLDSFRREIQELLVCYSCPVPLGNFENLYEQRYKKTIDYESFGVAGLEELVEKVKDVVDLHEDHASKSKFLIAN encoded by the coding sequence ATGTCTTTTGAAGATAAAGCAATTGCTAATCGTGTCACTTCACCCTCACCAAAATCAATGGTGTCAGACTCAGATCCCAGCAGGATGATGATGGTTAGTTCAAATGGGGAGCATTCTCAAACAAATGGCCATGTAAATGCTGTTATTGGTCCAGTGGCCATCTTTTGGGACATTGAGAACTGCCCTGTTCCAAGTGATGTACGGCCAGAAGACGTTGCTGGTAATGTCCGAATGGCTTTACGCATGCATCCTGTTGTTAAGGGTGCTGTGACAATGCTCTCTGCTTATGGAGATTTCAATGCCTTCCCAAGGAGACTCAGGGAGGGATGTCAGAGAACTGGAGTCAAACTTGTTGATGTTCCCAATGGACGGAAAGATGCTGCTGATAAGGCTATACTGGTTGATATGTTCCTCTTTGCACTTGACAATCACCCACCATCATCCATTATGCTCATATCTGGTGATGTAGACTTTGCTCCTGCGTTGCATATACTTGGCCAGCGAGGATACACTATTGCCCTTGCCATTCCATCTTCAGTTACCGTCTCATCAGCTTTGAGCAGTGCTGGGAGTTTCGTGTGGGACTGGCCTAGTCTTGCCCGTGGTGAAGGTATTGTGGCCCCTAGGTCCTTGGGGCGCCGTTTGGCAGATCCTCCATGCTATGCCAACAATGGGAATGTGGGGCAGTTCCCTGACAATCAGAATGAAGAGGAGGCCATTGTGTATACAGGAACTTCGAGGAATGAATATGGTGGCAGACCTACTGTCAACCAGATGTTTTGCTATAACACTTTCCAGACAAATAGGGAACCAAGCAAAGCTTTTTATACTGTTGCAGATGGGAACTGTGGTATGTCATCAAGGACTCATAATTTATCATGTGGTCTGAGTGAAAGTCCTGAGACAGACCAAGGTTTGACAGATGAAAGGTCATGGTGGGTTCGTCCTGGTGATCTTCAAGGCTTGAAGGGTCAATTAATACGTTTGTTTGAATTATCTGGTGGATGTGTCCCACTTGTTCGTATTCCTTCAGAGTATCTAAAACTCTTTGGAAGACACCTCTATGTATCAGAATATGGAGCTGTTAAACTTGTTCATCTTTTCGAGAAGCTGGCTGACTCTTTTGTTGTCATAGGGAAGGGTCAGAGAAAGATGATTTGCCTCCGTAATTCTGGTGATAGGAACCTGAAGAGTTATCCGAGTACGCCAATCATTTTGAAGAAGGAAAATAGAGGAAGCTCTGGTCTTGAAGAAAGCACTATAGGAGCATGTCAGCAGTTGGGCAGCTCATCAGATGATTTGTCAGAGGATGAACAGAATATCAACACAGATATAGATGGAGCATATGTGTTCGATGACCATCTAGACAGTTTCAGAAGGGAGATTCAGGAGCTTCTTGTTTGCTACTCCTGCCCTGTTCCTCTTGGTAATTTCGAGAATCTATATGAGCAACGGTACAAGAAGACCATTGACTACGAGAGCTTTGGAGTTGCTGGTCTGGAGGAGCTAGTTGAGAAGGTGAAAGATGTTGTGGATTTGCACGAGGACCATGCCAGCAAAAGCAAGTTCCTTATAGCAAACTAA